From Lycium ferocissimum isolate CSIRO_LF1 unplaced genomic scaffold, AGI_CSIRO_Lferr_CH_V1 ctg5015, whole genome shotgun sequence, one genomic window encodes:
- the LOC132044608 gene encoding transmembrane 9 superfamily member 8-like, whose translation MGTPSSSSSSLICAISLLLTFHNAASFYLPGVAPEDFQKGDPLSVKVNKLTSTKTQLPYTFYSVPFCRPESIIDSRENLGEVLRGDRIENSPYTFKMREPEMCHVVCRLVLDDKTVKEFKEKIEDEYRVNMILDNLPLVVPVRRLEQEAPPAYQQGVYIGVKGQYAGSKDEKHFIHNHLTFTVKYHKDLQTDSARIVGFEVMPFSVKHEYDGKWADNIRLTTCDPHAKRTVSNSNSPQEVEANQEIIFTYDVEFQESDVKWASRWDAYLLMADDQIHWFSIVNSLMIVLFLSGMVAMIMLRTLYRDISKYNELETQEEAQEETGWKLVHSDVFRPPSNSDLLCVYVGTGVQFFGMMLVTMMFAVLGFLSPSNRGGLMTAMLLLWVFMGLFAGYSASRLYKLFKGTEWKRIALRTAFLFPATVFVIFFILNALIWGQKSSGAVPFGTMFALVFLWFGISVPLVFVGSYVGFRKPTIEDPVKTNKIPRQIPEQAWYMNPIFSVLIGGILPFGAVFIELFFILTSIWLNQFYYLFGFLFIVFVILIVTCAEITVVLCYFQLCSEDYLWWWRSYLTSGSSALYLFLYATFYFFTKLDITKPVSGILYFGYMLIASYAFFVLTGTIGFYACFWFTRLIYSSVKID comes from the exons ATGGGAacaccttcttcttcttcttcttctctgatTTGCGcaatttctcttcttcttaCATTCCACAATGCTGCCTCTTTCTACCTTCCTGGTGTCGCTCCTGAAGATTTCCAAAAG GGAGAtcctctgtctgtgaaagtGAACAAGCTGACCTCTACAAAGACTCAGCTTCCTTACACATTCTATTCTGTTCCTTTCTGTCGTCCAGAAAGTATCATTGATAGCAGAGAAAATCTTGGAGAGGTGCTTCGTGGTGATCGAATTGAAAACTCCCCTTATACG TTTAAAATGAGGGAACCAGAGATGTGTCATGTTGTTTGCAGGCTTGTACTTGATGACAAGACTGTTAAGGAATTTaaagaaaagattgaagatGAATACCGTGTGAACAT GATACTGGACAATCTGCCTTTAGTTGTTCCAGTTCGGAGGTTAGAGCAAGAAGCCCCTCCTGCCTATCAGCAGGGAGTTTACATTGGTGTAAAAGGACAATATGCTGGA AGCAAGGACGAGAAGCATTTCATCCATAACCACTTGACATTTACTGTTAAGTACCATAAAGATTTGCAGACAGACTCGGCCAGAATTGTAGGATTTGAGGTCATGCCATTTAG TGTTAAGCATGAATATGATGGCAAATGGGCTGACAATATTCGTTTAACAACATGTGATCCACATGCAAAACGGACGGTATCTAACTCAAATTCTCCTCAAGAGGTTGAGGCTAACCAAGAAATCATATTTACATATGATGTTGAATTCCAG GAGAGTGATGTCAAGTGGGCGTCGAGATGGGATGCCTATCTTCTGATGGCTGATGATCAGATCCACTGGTTCTCGATAGTAAATTCCTTAATGATTGTGCTGTTCCTATCAGGCATGGTGGCGATGATAATGCTGAGAACACTTTATCGTGACATTTCCAAGTATAATGAACTGGAAACCCAGGAAGAGGCACAGGAAGAAACAGGATGGAAACTAGTCCATTCAGATGTTTTCAGGCCTCCAAGTAACTCAGATTTGCTTTGTGTCTATGTTGGAACTGGTGTACAGTTTTTCGGTATGATGCTTGTGACCATGATGTTTGCCGTCCTTGGGTTCCTCTCCCCTTCGAATCGGGGTGGGTTAATGACCGCTATGCTCTTGCTCTGGGTTTTCATGGGACTCTTTGCAGGCTACTCTGCTTCCCGTCTCTATAAGTTGTTTAAAGGTACAGAATGGAAGAGAATTGCTCTCAGGACAGCATTTCTGTTTCCAGCTACTGTCtttgtcatcttcttcatcttaAATGCACTCATCTGGGGTCAAAAATCATCTGGGGCTGTGCCGTTTGGAACAATGTTTGCTTTGGTGTTCTTATGGTTTGGAATATCGGTCCCTCTCGTGTTTGTGGGCAGTTATGTTGGTTTTAGAAAGCCAACCATTGAGGATCCAGTGAAGACAAATAAAATACCCAGGCAAATCCCAGAGCAGGCTTGGTACATGAACCCAATCTTCTCAGTTCTAATTGGAGGCATACTTCCATTTGGAGCTGTTTTCATTGAGCTCTTTTTCATTCTTACCTCAATCTGGCTGAACCAATTTTACTACCTCTTCGGCTTCCTCTTCATCGTTTTTGTCATTCTGATAGTCACATGTGCCGAGATAACCGTCGTACTATGCTATTTCCAGTTATGCAGTGAGGACTACTTATGGTGGTGGAGATCATACCTGACATCAGGCTCGTCCGCACTTTACCTGTTCCTTTACGCTACCTTCTATTTCTTCACTAAGCTTGATATCACTAAGCCTGTTTCTGGGATCTTGTATTTTGGTTACATGTTGATTGCTTCGTACGCATTTTTCGTTCTGACCGGAACCATCGGTTTCTACGCATGCTTCTGGTTCACAAGACTCATTTACTCGTCTGTGAAGATCGACTGA
- the LOC132044612 gene encoding fasciclin-like arabinogalactan protein 3, giving the protein MKAPTLFQTTGQANNDQGFLNVTDLGSGSIYLGSAAKGATLGSNLVKSIASQPFNISILQISNVIIPLGIDSSTSSGPSSSPTRAPAPGPESKNSPAPSPTPISGAPTPSLAPSPNIPSAALASGSGSAHRAVTTDREATRSAPHGPDGSSPKADAPTAETPAGASVDAPATEDHHDSPSASAVLGVSLVFLAMSNLFLVLVI; this is encoded by the coding sequence ATGAAGGCTCCGACTTTGTTTCAAACAACGGGTCAGGCGAATAACGATCAAGGGTTCTTGAACGTGACGGATTTGGGCAGCGGAAGTATTTATTTAGGGTCAGCTGCAAAAGGCGCGACACTCGGATCGAATTTGGTCAAGTCCATTGCATCACAACCttttaacatttcaatcttgcaAATTAGCAATGTTATTATTCCTTTAGGGATTGATTCATCAACTTCTTCCGGCCCGTCTTCATCACCTACGCGGGCCCCTGCACCCGGCCCGGAAAGTAAGAACTCGCCCGCACCATCACCTACCCCAATTAGTGGGGCCCCAACACCCTCATTAGCTCCTTCGCCCAACATACCGTCTGCAGCCCTCGCTTCCGGTTCCGGCTCGGCGCACCGAGCCGTAACCACCGACCGAGAGGCCACTCGCTCCGCCCCACATGGGCCGGACGGTTCATCACCTAAGGCTGATGCACCAACTGCAGAGACTCCTGCTGGTGCATCAGTTGATGCACCAGCAACAGAGGATCATCATGATTCTCCTAGTGCAAGTGCTGTTTTAGGTGTTAGCTTAGTTTTTCTTGCAATGTCGAATCTCTTTCTTGTTTTAGTGATTTGA
- the LOC132044609 gene encoding uncharacterized protein LOC132044609, with protein MAGNEEWRKMADTHKMSPEEVTKAGVESSRRPPGHNPGTVLHQRGRLPYSITTMTIVGLAITGAVWYGTMYAMKKPEASAVDVAKVATGVSGPEDTHPRK; from the exons ATGGCTGGAAATGAGGAATGGAGAAAGATGGCAGATACACATAAGATGAGTCCAGAAGAAGTGACAAAAGCTGGAGTTGAGTCCTCTAGAAGACCACCAGGCCACAATCCAG GTACTGTACTACATCAAAGGGGGCGTTTGCCTTACAGCATTACAACAATGACTATTGTTGGTTTAGCTATCACAGGTGCTGTTTGGTACGGCACTATGTATGCTATGAAGAAACCTGAAGCTAGTGCTGTTGACGTGGCAAAGGTTGCCACTGGAGTTAGTGGCCCTGAAGATACTCATCCTCGCAAGTAg